The Danaus plexippus chromosome 24, MEX_DaPlex, whole genome shotgun sequence DNA window TTATTATCATTTGAACGTATATGTAAGATTGTCACAAGTGTTACCTGTGATGTGTAGCAATCAATATAGTTAAGGAGTTAGAGGGGAACGTCCCTCAATCTTCGGGGTCTGCGACCTTAGTGTCCAAATCTAGTAAACTCCCGAGCAGATTAAGGATTGAGGGGATCCTTGTACAatgaatattaagtattattatttttaaagttactgATTTTAAACAGACCAATTATTGAtgtttatttcactttattaatatattgaatatttgtaaataatattacatattacgataaattattaatggttaaaaagataatgagttgtttgaattatatataataaattcgtatgtatatatgaactttttgttataacataCAAACTATCTAGAAACAGTCATTAATATGCAATACCTATATATTAAtcacaatttttatgtaattatttacatttaaaaactttaaatattgtgataatcttgtttacttcatttattataaaattttctctataaaatattccttgtattattgtttgtaaagtgtttaagatttttattaatagctgTTAATATCGTATCGTATCGTTTCCGTGTCGTAGTCGTTACTTCGGTACGTAATTGTCTTTTCCCTAATATTgatgtttgaatttaattggAACTAAATCACcagatttcatatttattgtgtgcaataggaattaattaattaaaatatatgcgaGTGTATCCGTTAAAACGAACAcgctgtatataattataacattaattatacataaaacttataCATAAACCTTGTGTAAACGTAAGTCTgtgtgaaacaaataaaaaattaagaaacattCATTTGTTTACTAACAAATGTGTATAACAGTGTATGGGGggatatgagaaaaaaaaatcccacGCGCTATTCAGGTCGTTCACGTCTGTCCCCTCAGGGTTCCTGGGGAAGAATGACCTTAAACACATACGTAACTAcacttacatacatacacacacacacacacagacacatatTCACACACATACGTTACATATCATAAgttcaatacaataaaaacagcCAACATGGCGTCAGTAGGTCTAACGTGTTGtcgaaatattattgaatattgataAGTAATTGTCgtatcacataaataaataattgatgtaaaaaaaaaataacacaatttttttttatatgaaattatatttaaaaatggttgtatgtattgttttaaacatttgtattattttaaataaattgtaccttatcttatagtaattaaaatacataacagaTAACACGTTTCGTCgacatgttttataatttaaaagatcaCCATGTTTTCAGCATCCATCTTTAGAATaagttaattatgtttatatatttcatatcatatgcaccataaaaattttaattaattaaagattattcaattaatcaaaaatatatactgaatataaaacgatattaaaactcattatataataaattaacgttaattgtgatataattttttttatattgcattttGACACCACAGATAACATTTAGCTTATAAATGAAGTGTCagcagataaatataaaataaataatttgaataaacataTCGAAATGCATTGTGATGCTTAAAACTTTGCACCGAGAGttcatttttgatataaaaaatatgagtagAATAATTGAATCTTCTTCTTACTTAACGTTACGATTTGTATCCACTAACACCAGTCATGAGACGGTTTTTTATCTGTtcctcattaaaaaaatataggaaattttatatataattatcgttcaaaaaaatttagaaaatgtgGTAGTTTTGGTAAAACTAATTggatcatataatttatttgattcctATCAGTAACTTGTTCTTGAGAATGGATTTGTCCGCATTAATTAAATGGAGTAAAAACGCCGATTACTTCAATATtccattattaatatgttactcgctttattcatgttttaaataaattaataacagaattatttataatgataattattgaaaaatgtttgtgttaaaattcaaaaataacaaaattaaactgtGTGTTCAgggctttaaaatatatttggtatcTCGTTACACAAAaacttagattttatttatatttcaaaattttactttacagaaaaatattgatgtacaattaagttaaaattaagatatgaagtttttaattctattatacaaaaaacatagttttataataatttattagttataaaaatattttgggaGAAAAGTTTTAGATAATAACAAATTCTAAATACTGTACTATTTAAAACCATTGCCTAGCACTTacagattgaaataaaaaaaaaatccaacagTGGAAACGTCGTTGTAACCCACGCCTTTTAGTTCTATACAGACTCCCGAACGCAGTTCATCACTGGCCGTTATAAAGCGCGCGCGTtcgattatttcaaatatggaATCCGGGAATGGATTCCAATTGATGCGCGAATTCGAATTTAGAATCGAATGTTTTCGAAATGGAGTGAcagtttgtgtttttttttttttatttcccaaATGGTTGCTATTGTTCGAAGACCGGGTGggtaatgtatgaaaaaaataaaatgtctttcaaaatgtaagttttaatgagaaatttttattatttgagaatTGATCAAATCGCAACTcgtcataaaatatgttttattttttccttatgtctactttttaatgttgttgcaaataataattaaaaacgaaaaataaaatatacatttattattgtttaaataattatttttattctgtagggcttccaaaaaattatcttaaattataatatacactttcaaaacttatttacttattttaagaggaaatacatagtttttacatattgttttcagaaatgtataaatatttttcattcaattgtttaatattatttaatatattaatattatgtatatatatatagaatattggAAAAGAACAAGAAGTAatgactttaaattattataaatttatcaaacattacttattaagaaataaattggatgcaacaaacattatatcataaaatttttatttaaaccttatcgtaccaaaaataaaatatttattagaaataaaaaaatgtagcaATGAGAGTAAAATTCatacatttctattaaaaaaaaaaaaaactctaccAACAAACGAAATGCTTCTCTTAATTGTGtcatttttgtacaaaaaacgTATGTCATTATCTTATCAGAAACTTTAAATAGCTGtggtttaaaatacttatcagGAAAGCggacataaaaatgttttatgaaaaatactcACAACACTCGCCTGACGTTCGTCTGCCACCCAAAACGAGGTTTTATATAAGCGAAACCTTTTTGGaaattctcttttattttggtaaagcttaaattaattgaaatatatatagtaattaaaaaataaagataagagttatatatatatataaatatttgcatgCATTATGTAACAACATTCCAACGTTTCATGTCATTAGCCGAATATTTGGCAAGTTTAGATTGTGATTTTTACATCACTGCCGCAttgcatacatttttatcacatgttttattaagagaacgcttttatgatataattagtttattttataagaataaaaattatcaaatatataagttttgctattatttattattttttttttaataaaagagacAACGGCATATATCAAAAGGAATTtgtttaaaacctttttattcttaattgtaaTTTCATATCGTACACAAGTTCTGAGAATTGATGagttttaagtatttcatagttattatttttataaattgttttctcAAAGATatcctttaatattatatatcccGACGCTATGATGTCACCGGTTTTGTCATCACTATCACGAGTATGCCCAATTCACCTAGGTCATGTCTGTTGATGAGAATTGCATTGTATTAACGATTAACAACTGTACTCTTAACAACTGTATTGTAGACGACTGTACTGTTAAACATTGTACTGCAATTGTACTCTGTGAGGCTTTCAAACAATGGAAACGCCTgacgatttaataataaaaacatgacaTTGACAAGCTTTAAGTTTAacagaaaatacatatgaaaagaaatcctttataataatttgttaagataTATTCAATGATGAAGCGGGTTAATTCATACTTTAGGGGGTATTCTTCGTATTCAATGGCCCCCTGAACCTGTTGGGGAAAcactagtatataataaataaatttatgtctcAAGCTTAACACTGTAGGTCAAGATTAATGCCAAAATAATGCCGTCCTGTTATAAATGCCATCAACTTTGTAAgaggtttataatattacctcTATATAAGAGAACAGTTAGGTTTATTCAATTGTTATCttcgcaaaaaaaaatcgcatTGTAGATCACATTTCTTCTTATCAGTGTTGAAGTCATCAAAGAAGATAATAATTTGGAAACCTTGAGTGTTGCCATTTAAAAGTTTCCCGTTCTTaaaattcaaacttataaacctattaaaatataagaactttttattaaatttaaaactttttttttaatttagcaaAATCTTTTAGTGTCGTAGTAATTTTAAGGATACCtgtcattgaaaatataaaaaagatgttcgattgaaattaataaagaaacaaagatattgttttatacaatcaatgaaatttaaaagcaaatcgtatgatttatatttctataatgaaACCATACAAACCTTACACACATTATAattgacttatttttttttataaaaacccctttaataacattatagaaTATCtgtttacataaatgtattaaaattcatcacGTTTGTTGTCGATAAAGATGAGTGAGCGTTAATTATTTGAGCATCAGAATTTCAgccaaacatacatattacatacaaGACTTTACATAAATTACGATTTGAAGTAAAAACCGCAAAAATGTAAACCAACCATCAATTAAATTTCGAACACTGAGCAGACAGTGGCTTGCATCGGAATAGCGCTTAAGTGTAAACATACGTTGAcggatttatttactttaatgtaaACTAGATGGTACCGTTGCTAAAAAATTTTTGCTAAAAATTACTTCACAAAGGTGGGTGGTGACCTTCTAATGtggtatttttaaacacatctTTAACACCACTCAGTTCGCGAACTTTGGATTTAGTTGTTTACACTAGTATGTCAAGGATGAAATGATTGGATTGGATttacagattaataaaaaatacagagaCATTATGACGATTGAGTAAAACTATGAGCTACTCTATGTTTAACTCTCACTTTTAGTTTTGTCTTCTTGTAGTTAGAAATGTAGACGGTAAATCAAAAGAAAGTAACATTGATGTTAATTAACTAATTGCCGAAACGAATATCTTAtgcaaaactattttatttcaggaAATAACAACGAGTTGGTGAAAAAAAGCCATTTTAATGACGAAAGCGAAATATCTTTTCTGTGAGCATAGAAACATTGTATCCTTAATAGTTGCAATAGgcatttattaattcttgGAAGTTTTAAGTCTGTTAGCGGAGGCCGGCGTATTCTAGAAAATGAAGGAAATTAAGActtgacatataaatatagaatgaatgaaaattatatatatatgtacataaacttAGTTGAGTTCGGTTGTTTTGACAATagcatatataaaaactatatatttttgtagaacattatcttttcaaattaattaatatttagcaTAACtggacatacatacatatttttacttttacccATTAAAAGTATCTTGGCTAAGTTTAAACCTCTGTTCTGAGTGAGACCCGCGCTCCCATATGAAGTGACATAGGTCTGCTTGAATATTCAGGTTTCTGTATTGTAACCTTACCAACGATACAAAGATAATATGTTAGTACTTTCCATGCCGGGATTTGAACCTGCATTCGATCGTAGCATcccaataataaaattaactatacgTATACAAGGTACATCTAATACGAAGCGGACATTGCGTCGCTAAagcgtttaatttaattgcaatTTGCAATTAATTTCTGTCTATTCTTAAAAGTGTATTGAAACACATCTATTTGTTTCAGGTCGTTTGAGCAGACCACATGTGATACGCTGCGATaatctttaaacatttttttatgctaatttttcatatgtatCATTTTGTAGcaagtctttattttttttgtgattctTAAATGTAGTTTGTATTTAAGCGaaagttaaatgtatttaaattattttatgacatcCATGGAGGCGGTGTGAGGTGACGGAAACTTgcataattgtaataaaaaatggcggttttttattacatgttaTGGTGCTGAGTGATGATGAAAGGCTTCCGTGGTGTTATGGAATgtgatatttacatttaatgacgtttcatttaaatattaacaagggtgaaaatatgaaaaagatcTTGGTAGTAACGAACTTGACTCCTCATACAATCGTTTCTGttctatttgatttttttatttaatcattacgGTCTATTCCTACCAGACATGCGGCGTCACAACAACTTCAAAGGTCTCAAGATGATAAACTTCAGATTCACCAACAAGGTTCTGCAGAATGAAGTAGCGGAAGCCTTCCTCAATATTCATATCCAGGAGTTAGAAGCTAGACATAACGTTACCTTAACAGAAGATCAGTTCAATGTTAATACACAAGTCAATAGGGTTACGCGTAATAGTCAAGGGAATAAAGCATCCGTGCTTTATTCCGAAAGATCTATAAAGATGTCCAGAAAAGATCTGAAAGTAGGTCGTTGGGTTAAGATTAATGTGACCACAATGGTCGCGGAGTTCTTCAGGTTGCCGAGAGAGAACCTGGCTATAGTCGTGAGAGTACAAGACTCGAAAAATAGACTGAGTTTGGGAGTGCCACATCTCAACTCGGAATCAAATGCATTGGTAAGTCGAATTACTATTAGTTTAACTCGTTAACTTTTACtatcatttatttcaacacTGACATATAACTTCAAACTAAACCatgtttatttagaataaggGTAACATTATTTAACCGATGCCAGTATTTAACGATTTCTCTTGAGCCtctataaatatcaattatatcgTATAGTGGTAATAAAAGGcacataaattatcattttaagaATCGTTATTTTCATCTGTCTACGTATTGAATTGGCTTATAATCGGGTCAATATGTGGGTCAATCGAAGACGTGAAAGCGATGTATGAATGCACAGGCACTGCTAAATTCCAACCAACAAATATACTAGTTTTGCCGGCGGGTCCGCTTGCATCTAGTCTAGATAAggtattatttagaaaatctaTAGTACAAGTCGAGAGAATTCTTCCGAGTTTAATGTGTATAAGGtctattattgttattggaTTTTATGGTGGTTGAAGCGTGTGGATtacaaattcaataataatgttataaaacgtGTTTCAGCTCATTGTATGATATagttaatgaaattttgtatatcatttgtatataagcTGACAGGTCAAGTTACTTTAAGTCTACCTACAAacaacataacaaaaaaaataatataataattaaatattatacgtcGCAActgttcaaaaaaaaatatcgtatttACAGATAGATGTCTGTAATCTGCGAATGCTGTATGACCTAAAAATTGgcgaaatttattttgagaaCTCTAGTTAGCGACGCACATTCAGAACATGTTTATCGTTattctgaatatttattatttatacagataacccagttaataattaaattttaaccttGACAATTTGATTTTAGGAAACGGGTCTGctaaatgttatttgaatattattattattttttaaagttaggTACATATTTTAGAATGGTgggttatgtattttttttttaacaaaacctcTATTGTTACAGATGCCTTACATAGAAGTAAGTCTAAGGGATAATTCGCACAAAAGAACCCGAAGAATGATCGGGATGGATTGCACGGAGAATTCAAAAGAGGCCAGATGCTGCAGGTACCCTCTCTCGGTCAACTTTGAGGAGTTCGGATGGGATTGGATCATAGCGCCTAAACAATACGACGCCAATTACTGCAGCGGAGAATGTCCATACAGCTTCCTACAAAAATATCCCCACACCCATTTAGTCCATTTGGCTGCTCCTCAAGGCAGCGGCGGTCCTTGTTGCGCTCCAAGAAAGATGAGCAGCATTTCCATGCTGTACTTCGACCATGATCTTAATATCATCTACGGAACCATACCGGGCATGGTCGTAGAGAGCTGCGGCTGTTCATAGCGACAGCGATCTTCTGCAGTACGGCCTGCAATCGGACGTTTGAAGGCCCGATTCACTTCTttcgtatttaatttacttgggACTTTAAGTAGTGTCTCTATTGTGATACAATCTGTCGAAGACTGTGAACCCTTGTGATGTGTGTCGTGAGTGTGactatgtacatttattagtACAtctagtataatattttccttttctGATTTTTGTTTATCCCAGTATAGATTGGTTTGTTAGCTTTCCTAAgactacataatatattaatctataaTGCCATTAATTTAAACGAACTCTACTTATGTACTTTTAACTCATTTATGTGTTCTTGGTcttatatccaaaaaaaaatgtatagatttctttattattattttttttgatcaaatcgtattattttcttgaaattaCGGTAAGTGTggatatttgtattgtaataagATAATTCTGATAAAACTATCTTGTTTCCAACAACATAACTTTCTATTTCTGAAGTGGCATTTATTTTCGGAATAGATCTTAAATACTAGCATGTAaggtatattttcatttgtaagtAGCTAAAATGCAACACGGGCACATTTGTTCGATCCGatcaaaattcataatattttccatattattattattcctttaaatttCTATAGGACGAGTAACTGCCAAGAAAATAACAATAGCATATGCAAATTCGTTGCACACAATGGtgccttttaaatttaaaggtttGCCCTTGGGATGAGGTTTTTGAACTAACGTTCGAAAACAATGGTTGTAGATTCATATAAAAGGCCTATTTGTCATTACATatgaaaaaatgttgttttctgatgtaacttattatattcGCTGACAATCTGTGCCCGTGTTGACCGTCTGTTGAACTGTCGAACGTGTTGTTTGAGTAAGGTGCCTAAcgacatttttataagaaacatcaaaatttatacataagtaGTTAGTTTTTCTGTAACGTCTGtgtatttctaatatattactcgtaaaaaaaaattctcttgACATGTTTCGGATCtcgttcaaaatttttatttttttatatgaaaatggtTTTACTAGTTTTAGCGGGTGGTGCTTAACTGTAGGGTCTTTATAATGTTTCGGTGACGCCAGCACCTACCCTGTTAATTGAAGCGTATTATATTTAGTCTTTGTAAGTTATAGAAGTgttcaatatgaaaattttcaaaattagatCTCATTTTGAGGCAGccgtttgattttttttggtttgtCGTCAAGATCTCCCGTTGcgtttgacatttttattttaattattattattattattatattatttttgagtttTGCAATGGAAATGTTTCTCTAcaaacattttagttttaagtaCAATTGTTCTTCCTTCCGTAAGTCGTTGAATGATCAAAATTTAACTAACAATCTTGTGTCAGGAattttggaataaattttcaatctacagttgatttttattatcgtgtctataaacaacaaacatatacaaacgtataattttttctgagaatattttattagtaggtaggtaccgttttttttttctctaccTTAATTTAAAGCggttatcttaaataaatgaaatatatcagTATTTCGCGGCTGCTCTCACAGAACAgacactatttatttatatataaactttaaattatttacacattcTGTTCGTCCtactttacattaatatactcaacgttattaaaatacaatcaaaaaacaaaaaaaaaaaaaattatatatatataacagaaaatacACAAGACCcatttacaataacatttaGTTAAGACAGCGGGAGCAAGTTGGACTAGTTTAcccaaatacaaaaaataaacctcccgattattattattttatttttttttacattccaTCTAAAAGTATTACATAAACGTTGGcgctaatatatatataaattatatcgttACGAATAAAAGCCAACATTTCGAACACTTCAGTCTAATATATTGCTTAGTCGATCCAAAATATACACGAAAACATTCTATGTACCTGTATCGAgtctaataaaacaattccttTCGTTCCGTACAAATATAGTTCATGGCATAATGTTAGTGAAACGAAGAACggaaaaaggtttttttttttattaaaaatctatcacCTAGAAGATCGTGCGTAGAGTGGATTCAGTCTATATTAACTTGGATGGATTACTGTATTCCatagaaagataaaaaaaaagcacgCATGAATTTAATGGCAGTGTCGATGGAAATAAAAGaacctaatataaaaattaaacatcacagttattttaaacctaataataaaatattttttattttttttttgaacgcCATGTTTCCGACAGAATTCCGATAGTATAGTAAGGTCACACAGGAAGTAGTCTATTTCTAAACGCTAATTATGTACAGTACCGTGTACGGCGTCACGAATGAAACGAACGGTCGAAACACTGAAACTTGAgccgttatatttaaataggatCACAGTGGAAAAAGTGATTTAAACTTACATTTACAtctaaactataaatacatgtTATAAAGTCCACGTTATGGCAAGTTTCTACAGCGCTATCACTCGCTCGTGACACTAAAAACTCTAAgttcatagaaaaattatttgccTATACTGTACATTACGTTAGAGTCACTATCACTGGCGAACCGACAGGTGCTCGTTCAGAAACTGGGTTGCGACACAGTCCTCTGGTTGCCGGTCTGCGGTTGATAGACATCGTAGGAGTTGTGCGGCTCGAGGTGGCACACGACGTTGTTTTCGCCGTTAAGTACAGCGGCTAAGGCCCTCATGTTCTCCTGGGGCTGATAATGCATCAGTCTTCCGCTTTCGTACGCGTGTCGCGGGTCGTATGGCCGTTCCATGGCGTCCCATTTGCCGTATTTCCCGTAATGCTCGGTTTCGTGGTGGTGCCTTTCGCCGGGGCTGTACGATATCAGAGGGCGATGGTCCCCGAAAAATTTGGAGCTCGTGGACCCGTGGTGGCCGGGGTTCTGTCTGCAGTTGTCCGGGCCGGAGTTGTCGTCGGACATATCCGACATGAGCGTCTCGTTCCTTTCTATTTCTTCGTAAACGGGGTCGTCCTGTATCACCCTGAATTCTTCGGATCCTCGTCTGTATATTCTTCCTTGTTGCGACGCTATCTCGGAGTATGTGTGGTTGACGTTCTGACTTCCGTGGTGATGATGTTTCCGCCTGTTTTCATCCTTGTAGTGTTTCCTGAATATCATTTCCTGGCTGCCGGGGGAGTGTTGGGACATAAACACGTGTGGGTTCCTGAAGTCGTGGTTGTAACTCCTGGTGGTTTGGTATCCTTGGTGATGGAGAGGGGATTCTTCATCTTTAATGATGTGCCGAGGGGAT harbors:
- the LOC116775966 gene encoding growth/differentiation factor 8-like isoform X1 gives rise to the protein MFSKWSDSLCFFFFISQMVAIVRRPDMRRHNNFKGLKMINFRFTNKVLQNEVAEAFLNIHIQELEARHNVTLTEDQFNVNTQVNRVTRNSQGNKASVLYSERSIKMSRKDLKVGRWVKINVTTMVAEFFRLPRENLAIVVRVQDSKNRLSLGVPHLNSESNALMPYIEVSLRDNSHKRTRRMIGMDCTENSKEARCCRYPLSVNFEEFGWDWIIAPKQYDANYCSGECPYSFLQKYPHTHLVHLAAPQGSGGPCCAPRKMSSISMLYFDHDLNIIYGTIPGMVVESCGCS
- the LOC116775966 gene encoding growth/differentiation factor 8-like isoform X2, whose protein sequence is MKKIKCLSKYMRRHNNFKGLKMINFRFTNKVLQNEVAEAFLNIHIQELEARHNVTLTEDQFNVNTQVNRVTRNSQGNKASVLYSERSIKMSRKDLKVGRWVKINVTTMVAEFFRLPRENLAIVVRVQDSKNRLSLGVPHLNSESNALMPYIEVSLRDNSHKRTRRMIGMDCTENSKEARCCRYPLSVNFEEFGWDWIIAPKQYDANYCSGECPYSFLQKYPHTHLVHLAAPQGSGGPCCAPRKMSSISMLYFDHDLNIIYGTIPGMVVESCGCS
- the LOC116775966 gene encoding growth/differentiation factor 8-like isoform X3, with protein sequence MTKAKYLFYMRRHNNFKGLKMINFRFTNKVLQNEVAEAFLNIHIQELEARHNVTLTEDQFNVNTQVNRVTRNSQGNKASVLYSERSIKMSRKDLKVGRWVKINVTTMVAEFFRLPRENLAIVVRVQDSKNRLSLGVPHLNSESNALMPYIEVSLRDNSHKRTRRMIGMDCTENSKEARCCRYPLSVNFEEFGWDWIIAPKQYDANYCSGECPYSFLQKYPHTHLVHLAAPQGSGGPCCAPRKMSSISMLYFDHDLNIIYGTIPGMVVESCGCS
- the LOC116775966 gene encoding growth/differentiation factor 8-like isoform X4, translating into MRRHNNFKGLKMINFRFTNKVLQNEVAEAFLNIHIQELEARHNVTLTEDQFNVNTQVNRVTRNSQGNKASVLYSERSIKMSRKDLKVGRWVKINVTTMVAEFFRLPRENLAIVVRVQDSKNRLSLGVPHLNSESNALMPYIEVSLRDNSHKRTRRMIGMDCTENSKEARCCRYPLSVNFEEFGWDWIIAPKQYDANYCSGECPYSFLQKYPHTHLVHLAAPQGSGGPCCAPRKMSSISMLYFDHDLNIIYGTIPGMVVESCGCS